In Sander vitreus isolate 19-12246 chromosome 4, sanVit1, whole genome shotgun sequence, the genomic stretch AGTCTCAAACTAGCAGTTTAATTCTTAAAATTGAGGTTGATGTTTATCATTTCATGTTAGTATTAACGGTTGAATGTTTCTTTTATATCAACTGCAAAACCAGAAGACTATCAGGCTTAGTAGATAGGTTACAATAAGCATGCTGCAGAGTGATGAGAGAAAACGGATGCTGTATACCTTAAGGTCATTGAATTCAAATTGTGGGACAATAGTGTACACACTGTTAACATCACAATTGGATGcaaaacttcctgcttcaaatagcttgactcatttctaatttgTTACGGTTAACCCCCTCTCCCAcgcactcccaagaaagtgaatgtggAAGACAGgcagctctggctgtctgggagATATCAGCCAAATCCTCCAATAAATGTAGCTCCTACACCGTAAGTTTTAGTAAAACATCTAGAAAAGAAAACCGCCATGTGTCACTTCTGCAACGCAATGTTGACAGACAGCTGGGACCACCTACATTTTTATTGCCACTTATAAAGGAAGCATAAAGAAAGGTGAGCAAAGTCTAAGTGAAGCTAGCAAAGCCAGCTAGCTAATTTTCAATATGCCTCTACCAAAACTCTTCAGAAAGCTCTTCACCCTAAGTGACTTAGCCAATATTAGTTTTAAATATTAACtagttgtgtatatactgtgtgtttcagtttgttcTGGTCTTGGATTGGTCTGATCCTATTTTAAGTTCTGTACATAACTGGACAGTCATCTTGACTTGTGCTCACTAGTCTTCTAACTGCTAACATCCCCCTGCTCAGCATAAAAGATCTGAGAATGTCTGAAACAAGCAGTTAACTTTTAAATCCTTTGTCACAATCCACAACCACAATTGAGACAATCCTCCTTAATACAAACAATACTGAGATGGGTGACTTATTTTGATTTTCTTTATTGTACAGAAAAATGGTGACATTTACTGAGGCTGCTGTCCTCTGCCACGTCCGAAGCCACCCCTCTGCAACAGGGAAAAGGTTTTGTTAATATATCAGCTAACAAGAGTCCAACAGAAGAATGTTTTATCGCTGCACTATACAACTAAAGTCAGCTTGCTGGCATTCCTTATTGAACCCATTATAAAACCGCACCCACAAGCGAACAATGTTTCAGGGAGGAATGTTTGACATTCTTGTATAATTGCTGTATAAAACATTCATTtgccatacaaaaaaaaaaaaaaatgctcgtctcgaaaacaaataaaaaaacttacCACAAAGGGAAATTTACATGGTTTTACAGTGAAAATATGAAAGCAGTACTTACAAACTGGAATTCTGTGGCAGCTCCAGCACCGGCCTCTGCTTTCTTGTCAGCACCAGCTGATGGAGAAGTTATGAATAAACAAGTCAGCCAACAACTTTCAAATCTTAAGCTTCAAAACACATAAGCCACCACTAAACTAGCTAAACAAAAAGGCTTATAGCACACAGTGTTGTTTACCAAGTCTTTGACTACATTGGAAGGGAAGATACCCAAGGTAAATAACTTCAGTCTATTGTTGTGAAACTCTGCTTAAACAAGTTAACATTCAATGCTTAAATGAAAGTTTCAATTGAGGGATTTTCTTTcaattatatacatttttcattctCAAAAATAAATTGTTGGCAATTACAGAGCATTCTCAATGCATAACAATCCAACTTACTATTCCAAGACAAAGTCACTATTTCTACCTGCCTTTCTAAGACTTTATGCTGCTCGTTTAAACTATTAACACAACACAAGGCCACATAAGCAACTCAGTTCATAAGGGTGGATTACATTGCTACAAGTATACTTACGGGGTGCAGCAGATCGCCTGTATGTATCTCTGTCAGCCTCACCACGGTTAAGGCGGGCGGGCCTCTCTCCTTCCATTCCTGCAGAAATAAACAAGGAAAATTCAGCTCAGGTCCACTTTGGTTATGGGTTATTTTTGCTGCACACAAAAGGATGAAATCAAGAGGAAAATCAGTACACTTTGAAGTGAGTTTAGTTTTAAAGCCAAGGGGTTTCACTAAATACAGTGAGCCATGTAAGGGAACAGTATTGGTTAACATTTGGCCTCAGGGCCTCTATCATGAGCTggggttgatgcatagactgtacaGGCGAGGCCAAAACATCTTGattgccccctggtggctggctgcagtatagacCATGAATCCCATCCCCTCCATGTTAGCAGATAggacatgggccaaactaaaatatatattcaaaagGTGGTTTTCATtggttatttgatgctataaaaacggtGAAAtttcatgattgacagctgtgactgACTCGCAATTGGTCAGGTGGGTGTCTGGGCGGGACTTGATCCTGCCGCTTCAACGCCTGATCCCTACTGCGCAGACTGGCTCCAAAATGACAAGATGCAGCACCCGTAtctgggatattttggcttcacttttgtacagtggaaGGAGGTGAGGCGTGTCGGCCGTCTTTAGATACAGTCTATGGAGCAGATTATTCATGACCAACTTGAAGACACTTGTATGCTTAAGGGCGAAACCTGACCCTAGAATGTACTGCTGTGCGCAGGAACAGCAGACTTCCTGTTGCGGCTTTTACTCGGTTTAGACCTAGTGCTGGACTGTGGCACGGTTTCAATGCAATCGCGGCCGGTTTCATCTGAAGCAGGTTGTAAACAACATTTAACCAATGGTTAAGTGTCACTTTCACTGCGCTTGGCGCTCTGCTGCTCCCGTCTTCTTAGACAAAGTGCAAGGGTACGCTTTGTGAGTGTATATTTTATTTGAGCGCTCAAATTTACAAACTGTCCAGTTTGTGCGCACTGCCGCTCAAAGTGACTAATTTTGAGCACATCCAAATGTGTATGAGAGAGTGAGACCAGCTcaagatatatattttaaaaaaaatcaatatgtgGCAGCAAATGATATCGTTGCCGGTCGGccacaaataaatgaatgtgtgcTCGCAAATTGTTATGATCGCGCTACAAAGGAACAAATTGCCTAATTAGCTATGCATCTGCAAAGTAGTGGAATTTTTGTAGACTTTGCAGTTGAGACCACCCAGCCCCTCCATGTCTTCACATCCGGAGCAGAGGGAGGCTGAGAGGATCAATGATGCTACAGATCTGTTGGAATTGGCCGGCACACTTTACTTAACCTGAAGTTCAACAACTTTAGGTAACTATTAACCAGTCCACCAGTATGTAATTCTTATGTTTTTTGTAGATtgagagatatatatatctctctacatacacacacgtcaATAAGTACATCATATTTGCCATTAATTAGTCTACataattttaaaaataataaactaaactaagttGACAATAAATTAATGTATTCTTTAATTCTAGGGATGGGGTAGGCTCTCTAAATATTGGtgttttattacaaaaataaacttgtcaatataaattatttattttcctcttcATGTTTTTTGCTTTTGTAAGATTTATATCATCGTTATTGTATTGGTGTCTTATTGTTATCACCTTGGAAATCTCTCTAAAGCACAACAACATTTTCTGGGGATCTACTCAAAGATTCCTGTTTGATGTAAAATCCTTAAATACATGATAAGCATCAGCTGTTCTGAATAAGGTAGCAGATCCAGACACATGTACCGATAAAGAAAGGGTGATTATCGGACTTGTGATTTCCCCACAAAGTCCCAGCCCTTCCTACTAAATTAGCAGAAAATATTGAGACTTGATCAGTGGTTGGATTTGCATTTTCcaattttataattatataacATAATTCAGTTACAGCAGGTCATCTGAGGTTAATACACAGCTGAAACCCTCAACTATCAGTTGCTTAACTCTCAACACTTAGCCATGGCTGCAACCTTTTGTCTTCATGTTAATCTCTTTGGAATGCTTCCACTCAGCAGGCTAAAGGCCCTGACGCACCGCACCAAGCCAACGGCCGGGCACTAGTGGCAACGACGGCTGACTGTGGCGTCGTTGCCTTTGTCTGGACCAAAAATTAGCATTGCAACACACCGCAGAGACTACAGCCGACGGCCAAGTACCACGTACGCTCTGCGCCTgcgtgagaggaaataactccATTCCAGCAGGCGGCGGTAATCTATCATTCAACAAGGAAAACCGGATATCGTTGCTATGATACCCACAACAAACGGCGTTTGCTCCATCAGCGGCAGAACCAAACCTACGGTCCCTCTTCTTCACTCCCCACAGCGGTACTGGGAGATGGCTAACCAGACTGTGCCTCTCCCGGTATTTGATGCTTTCTTTCTGCAAAGAAGTCTCCCTACAGTGAGACGGAGGGGAGGGACTGAACGGCCTGCTGCTGGCTCGTTAGCtcacgttagcttgctaatttcacccactcaacatgccttcatcatacactggttactGTAAATTAGCCAAActaaattgtcactcatctggcgatagcaacgtgctttcctacgatgtgacaaaagtgtgtgaattaaacattaagttggtacattttactaatttagaggCTGGCCAACTGGCTGCTAAGCTAGCTTGCCTGCTAGGGGGATAATTGTTTAgcggtgcagagagagagaagcctaTTACGGTCTTTACATTAAATATCACGGTATAGGACATTAggttattttgtaatgtgtaggtatgtagagatcttttaaaagacGTGTTATTGTTGTAATAAATATGCCtacacaagtagttatgtatATCTTGTACGTTTGCCATCCTATGGACATAATGTACAAAAATAGTTATTCCAATCGTTCAGACTGCAAAACGTAAAGGGAGTCTACAATCAATTTGATGTATTTTGAAAACTTAAAACTAGACAGATTAATACATTAGTATTCTAGTGGCATTGGCTGATACTGGCTTTAAAAACCAACATCAGTTATCACTGTCAGTATTCTGCAGATTGTGGCATTggctttaaagtaaaaaaaaaaaaaaatattccaacGATAGAACAAAAGCAAGCAACATTCAACCAAACGCCCATTACGTGTACTACAGTGAGCTTACCCTTGGGCCTGGGCCTTGCGGTCTCTGGGCGGGTCTGGCGGCGCAGAGTGGCAGGAACAATCTCAGGGGGAAGGTGGAGGAAGTCTCTCAGGTACTGGATACCTTCGTTGGTGAGGTACCAGTAAAAATGACGCCAGGCAAATTGCTCCTTGACATACCCACAGGACTTCAAGGACTGGAGGAAAAGCACAAACATAATGTAGTGGTAGTTTTCACAATGGGTACAGTACTACCAACTCCTCTACTGTAAGCACATACTACACATAGTGCATCTTTTCAGACAGTGGTTCATTAACATGTCATGCTCCCCCTTTTGAAGCTCATTTTTATTCTCGTGCCCACCCACCTCACCACATGAACCAACTGTTTAACCAAAAAAGCCCCATTGTTTTATTAAGATACCCTTATCAAGAACAAACTGTttcaagtcaaaaaaaaaaaagtcaactatGTCCAAATGagtttttagaaacaaaaacgACAAAACTCCCGTGATACTTACTGATACGCGTCTCTTccctcaaaaaaacaaaacaaagactgaTTCTACGCTACATGTTCTGCAATCCCGCTAACCTGTATCTTGCCAGCATTGTTATCATCAAAACAattgtatttttcaaaaaaataaaatcaggttTCAACTTTGTCGTTTCTCCCTAGCCATGTGTGTACCACCACAAGTCTCAacagccgctttccgaccagaggggtttttgcagttcctagaacataaaattcctaaaaccctttttttctcgtgttccgaccgGACCAATTTGGGaatttttaagtccctctggccgcagttcctgtaactctttcagctcatacttcagggcagggtcttttcccttttccgcatatgaacctaggtgaacgagggtcgggtttccggtacagacagaccaacaacgggacaattttaaaatcttattcatcactaatttcacttctgacaccgttttaggcgagaaatgaactgtttagattttgaatataggcagtcttgcggaaaatgatgccgaattgacaatttgcttcaaagttttcggagttgagaagctccatcaagtgaggcgacagccagcaggcgcctgctcGTCGCTCGgtcagtcatgctcagacacctcgcagtaagctggaggtctctcagaccggtaTCGTAAatcagaggcttttatttcgccgttgacggttcgtttgtttaaatatcacaacacatgtccatcataagattaacgggaacctgtggttaactgtcttttcggagttacaCTCCACAAGCGTGCCCTTCGGCCGGCCGGCGCACACACCTCtttgggagacttgtttaaattataacaaatatgctatatacacattagatttagtaaatactttttttggtgaatttgttttctgattttaacgctataaaaGACCGTTGCagtgcttgcatcactcccttacctctcctaccagttcctatggccacttggccagtgggaatgcaaacgggaaaaaaacggttttgggggagagtagttagtagaaatgcttagaagtggacttttcctctaactacgttcctgtaactacttggttggAAAGCAGCTATTGCCTCCCATTCTGTGCCCCTTAGTTACAGGGGCAATCATTGGTTTCTCtaaataaagataattaagcACGATGTTTGACAAACCCAGAAAGCCATGTAAAAACATGAGTCGCTGTTCTGTTGGTATTACCAGACTCCTCAAAGGCTAACcatctgaataaaaaaaacaacaacattccaTCCAGTGCATAAGAATCTCTATCAGAGAAACAAATGGTTACTTACCTCTGTGACCCAAATATAAACTGATGCATGAGGCACAAACTGGGGATAATGGCCACGCTGTATCGAAACAACTACTTTCAAAGTTTAACTTAATTCAGCTGTGCATTGGACTATAATTACTTCCAAAGGCAACAGTAAAATCCAAGCATGAAATATAACAATCTTAACAAAATGCCAGTGGATGTTGCCCAGCATTTTGAACTAtctcaaatgtaattttccTATTGGATCTTGATGTGTGTCCAGTTAAGTGAATTATTTCTATTGAAACATGACCTATTGCTTCTGCAAGTGCAACGATAGCACTGTAACATTACAAATAGTTTATTCTTCAAAGAGAATGGCTCTACAAGAAAGAGACCAACATTCGTCTATACAGCTCAGCTAATATAGCTACATCCACATACAAATATAAACCTTGGATCACCCAGTTTCTCACCTGCATCGCTTTCATCACATGAAGGTTGGGCACATTCTTGTCAGCAAGCTCCGGATGCTTGGGCAGATGGACATCTTTCTTGGCCACCATGACTCCCTCCTTGAATAGGAGCTCATAGATAGCAATGCGATTCTTCTTGGGCATCAGCATCTATTGTAAACGACATATTTATGCATCAAATTCCTCTAGTAACGTTAACGCTGCAGACAGCTTACAATAGCTTCTACTATGAGGGCATGTTAGCGGCTGGCCTGTTAGCTACATGTACTGATATAAACCAAAAGCAGCACAAAGCCCATCAACTAACGCTTTATTAAATCAATATACTAGGTTTGTTTGGTTTACATCACTAGCCACACACTTCCATATAACGTTACATTAACGTCGACCAAGTCGGCCCGCGTTAACCGAGAGAAATGGCAGCCTGTTCGTGAACATCAGTGCCGGGGTCACTTCCCCACTTCTAAGTCTAATATCCACGACTGTAAAGCGTGTAAGGCTGAAATACGTTTAGGTTTTTCATTGTGACATTAACAACAATCGAATATCAAACATTATTGTTTTATCGAACATAAGATGTTGAAGATATATTTAGATTACTACGCTACTTCTGTCTTTACCTTTCCACTTGTTAAGGGACCGGAGCCGGAAGGAACGACAGTCGTTGATCGGTAAGGTTTATCCTCGCGACCCGGGCCTGCTGGAGATGTGTCGCCCCCTGTTGGCGTGGAGGGGAAGAACAACAGGAAACAGCCTAGGGAATATACAGTGATGATGTAGCAAAGACTGCATTTATTAGTTATACATGAAACAACGTCTTTTAAGTtatcagttttttgtttgttttttaaataaaacctaTTAAAAATCTATTTCTATACAACGCTCTGGCGAATGTCATAAATATAAGCATATATGGGTCTGTACATGCTCAAATCCTgtctttttattaattttagcattgttttatttccatgtcttatctgtattattattattattattattatagcctATTTATATTACTGTTGGGTATTTCAatccattcttttttttgtgatttgattTGCCTCATTGCAGTCCTGAACTATTTAAATCCTGGTTAATGTAAGGTAGTAcatcattttgttttgaaaatattttaatattctaCAAAAGCATCTGTATCAAAACATTGGATGAAATCTGAAATAATCATTGGCGAAATGTAACTACTGTGTCACgcttcactaggacaggaacccaaaagcagacaaggtaagtagagtggaaaaaaggtaatttggttttggtacatggaagcaggggaatccagctggtgaggaagtgggtggaattgagtcggctgatggattagtgcagactcagtaataaaggtgatgcagacgaccagacggtgatggagagaatcttccaggtcccaaaactgaagacagaggaacaggcagattagcaacggtaaaacgtcacaaaagagcagaacaaacttctcaaacttactaactggcactctagcaaacatactggtgaggataacgatccagcagggaatggatgtcagttcacggctaaattggtggagaggtgatgatcaggaccaggtgtgcagattgcagatgagatacaggtgagtgtgattgcaaATTCTCCCaccttgcttcgtcgccaggcaactagacaggatgcgttcaggaactcagaaaaacacagactcacaggtaaaaacagaaactgaggcagaaaatgaACCTAGGAAGCAGGATTCCTGACATACTGTAAGTGCATTTATTTAAGCACTGCACATAAGTACAatctgaggtacttgtacttaaccactcaatgctactttatacttctatacTACAATAAGAGGCAAATACACCACTGCATTCATTTAAAAGCTTTAGTcattactttacagattaagacTACATGCAAAAACATAAATTCTTCTTATAAATATGATTCTCTCTTTATAGATTAGCAATACATATGCTCCACCTCAACTAACTACAACAGTAAAAGGCTAcccacacattaatgcatcagtaataataatccagTACATATAACACTCACAGGGACTGCAAATCCACTTTTGATACTTATTTTTGCTAATAATACTCATATAGCCTACTTGAATAACTTTTTCAACAAACATTCAAGACCTTAACCaataataacatatatatatattcatattcatattcatattatattgctacatttatttaagtaaaagatctgaatacttcttccactggaaataaatattattaatacattttgtgacaaacttgataaaaaaaaaatatttttttcatattcctTGTGTGTGATGATAAAAACATTTCACTTGCTCATATATTCCTCAGTAATGATTCCCTACCTCCAAATGATCCCCTTTCAAAGCAGAGTTGTTTGTTTAAGCCTTTTTATGGCAGTTTAATGGGTTGTATGATCCCAAATGAGATGATTTCCTCAAAACAAACAGACTGGGAGGCAGAAGATTTCCATTCAGACTGATTGCAAAAACAATCTCCGTGAGAACGGCTGGAACTAatcattattgttgttattaattAACGTGTTGATAATTTTTCTGAATAGGCTTCTAATAATTGTTTAGTCTAAAGAATGTATTGAAatcgtaaaaaaacaacaacaacaaaatcaccaaattacttgttttgttaaaaaaaatagaaaagcaacaaatcttcacattggagaagctggGACTTGACAATGattagcattttcttttttgataaattacctaattgattaatcgactcTCAAAAagtttgattcattttgtgTCAATCACCTTACAGTTTTTGCACCACATTTACCATCGGCTTTCCTGGTCACCATTTTGCACGTTCCATCCTCTTCGTTTTAAAGAATGCAGAACTATTTCAATTACAAAGTCACATATTATttatacagtttttattttttttatttttattttttatctttttttactgtaatttttTAATGATTCTTGACTCTTACTCTCCTACTAGTTTTTCTGGGCAAATTCCTTGCTGTGAAAACCTCCTGGGCAATAAACCTGTTTCTGAGTCTGTTTTATATTAGGTACAATGATTGTAAcatatagcctagctagctggcatttaaattaagttttactttttttattcctaGTTAGTTATGATGAGTCTGTTTTATTCGTTGATTGTattcttttatttcattcattctttacttttatctttttctattgtattattttattttttatgtagtCTATATTTCCCCCCTTTAGCATACATCTCCTCCTGTCGTTCCCATGGATGAAACCGTCGTTCCCTCCCGTAGACTGTACAGTCTATGTTCCCTCTTAAAAACGTTTATTTTGAAAGAGCTTTCCGGAAGTTATTTTGTTCTTAATGCAGTCCATCCCCCATCTGGGGGCTCCTTTCAGCGatatatctagctaacgacaGGCGATCCAACGGAGGCTAtctctgctgatgaagacaatgattacattttacaaatattcAAAAAAGCTGGACTAAAATATCTTTTCGGTAtgttattcttaatattttataaccACATAGCCTACATGTTATTAACAGCTAGCTTAGGTTTATTCAGTTGTGAATAAAGTAGCTTAATTTATAGTGCTGAACCGTTGCATCTAGCTAATATCGGTGAGAACAGGCGTTTTCACTCACTGATGATCTTCCTGAGACTAAATTAAAGTCCATGGCATTACAAGTTAATTGTTTTGAGAAGGAAATTTATTGTTATAGCGTCTCTGTTTGCATCACTGAAACCTGCAGTTTTGCGATGAAGTGCGGGCAACTTGAACCACTGCCAGTCTGCACTCCTGCTTTCTTGACACTTATTTAAAATCCAAAAGCTTCAGGGtgtatataaaatacatttacagtttGACATAAGAGAATACATTTAACAACATTCAGTAGGAGTTGCATGTGCAGAAGATGCAGTGAGAGACGCAGCAGCAGCCTGTGGTGGCTTCAGCAGCAGAGGGCAGGGAGGGATGTCGAAATAAACAAAATCGTCCCTGGGGAGAGAGCCTGTGCTTCCTCCAGACCAGCACATTTCTTTGATTTATCATTGGAGAGCAGCTGGTGGTAAATCAGATCAGAACTGCTGACCTCCATGTGAGCCAGACTCTGATCTGGGAGCTCTGTCCACGGTTCTGAACTCTGCTGCATCGTGCATACAGCATAgggctacagtacagtacagtggtACAACAGGCTGCTGGACACTGTGCATCTCTAATCTGTAGATATCAAATTGAATACCATCTAAAGCAAAAGTGTGATGTCGCCTATACCTTTAACGGAAgtcaattcattaaaaaaacattgtgttctTTCTCATGTCTTAAAGGGCCACTCCGC encodes the following:
- the rps10 gene encoding small ribosomal subunit protein eS10, with the protein product MLMPKKNRIAIYELLFKEGVMVAKKDVHLPKHPELADKNVPNLHVMKAMQSLKSCGYVKEQFAWRHFYWYLTNEGIQYLRDFLHLPPEIVPATLRRQTRPETARPRPKGMEGERPARLNRGEADRDTYRRSAAPPGADKKAEAGAGAATEFQFRGGFGRGRGQQPQ